ATCAGCTGTAGACGTGACATTCTGTGCGACTTCACAGCGAATAGATATATCTTGGAAAAACATAGAATTCCcgcagggtttttaaaaacctatatattCGCCCCAACCATTTGGGTTAGCGCGAATATATGCGAAACGATACGATTGCCGCCGCGCCGGCAACACATTTGCGATATCACGAATCATTTTCCGAATTCCCATCATGGAGCTGAACCATAAGACAGAAAACACAGATTCGAGCAAAAGGCACTAATACCTACGCTCAATTTTGATGTtgcatagaggcataaaacTCAGATAGAAAGAAGGAAAGAAAGAGAGTTAAAAAATCGAAAATCAACTTACTATCCTTTTGATTACCATGGCAGTGTATGAATGTGTGTGTATCCATGCGATTGAGAACGAACGCTGCACGCTCCATCCCGCTTAGCGCTCGACTACAAGAAGCACTCATAGGCCTTACAAGCTACAGCCGTGTTGGGTTAACAATAAATTATCATTATCAGTACCAGTCACGATAGTTATACGGTAAGAACGAAACTCTTCTGGATTCGTCCGTCAGAGTCTGTCTCACTCACGGTAAAAAGTCAACAAATAAACAGCACTTATTTCAATACTGGCGGTCGTCGTAAATGTAAATGGCCTCCCCTGCGGATTCCTTGAGGGGAGGCGGAGGCGGTGGGAAGTCGAGGTCTCCAGGCCTGAAGAGCTTGGAGGCGTTAGGCGCGGGAGAAGCGGGCGCGGGGGAACCGCCACCCGGCGAGCCGCCGCCGCGTCGCTTCACCCCGCTGGGGGATGCCACAGCGCGGAACGAGGATCTTCGGGCTAGTCTAGAGAATTAAATACCGCATTATAatcatttatcatcatcaaattAAGATCACCTAGAACAGCTTTACATCGAGCACTAAGGCACTTGAATTGGTTTACAAAGACAAAGAACTAATGTCCATCATGAAGAGCCCACTTTTCATTCCCAAAATTGCTGTCGGAAGGAAAAATTGCAAGCAAAAGAGCTCCAGGTCGTTAAAGATGCAAATGGTTGGACGGTAGACATAAAGGATTGGGCAAGGCGTCCCAAGTTAAAAGAAGCATTTTTAGAGTTCAGATACAGAAACTTTCGCATGCTGACcgccaaacttcgtttcgaaaaGGGCACGCGATGACTTGTGTATTGTGGAACGTGTTTTCAGAAAATATGTTCGATTTTCTAGGAAACTTGAGCAAGACTTATCAATAAGAAGTCTCTACTCCAAAAGTGTTTTCTAACTTCTGTATACCGAATCCATGAGTATTCgaatttacatttatgtatgatGGTCGTAGATCAAAATACCTTGAAGCCATTTCCTCTGGCGTTTCTTCAATCTCGAGCACCCAACTGACAGAGTCGGGTTTCTCGACCACTCCCTTGACAGCGGGGAGCGGCGGCGAGTCTGGGTCGGGCGAGGCCGCGGGCGAGGGCGGCGAGTCCGGCGGCGGCGACGACGACCGCGCCGAGTCGCCCGAGGACGTGCGCGTGCGCATCGGCGTGCGCTCTATGTACCCCCCGCCGGCCAGGAGGGACACCACCTGACAACACGTAATAAAACTCTCTATACCAGCGAGATAAATAATCATCCCTCAAACCGTAACAGCCGAAACAAACAAATGCTGAGAGGGCATCTTTTTGTTCAGTTTTAAGTGAATTTGATATAAAAGTTACttcgctggatttaggcggcgcaagaccgtggtctATGGAAGCCCCTACAATACACAGAGTCATCGATAGAGCTTACCTGAGACTTCTGTCGGAGTTTATATCTGAGCTCCTCGTTGAGCGCCGCCAGCCGCGCTGCCTGGTCGCGGTCCCTGGCTGCCAACTCCCGGATGCGGCGGTTTTCCTCGCGCAGGCGATCTGCCTCGCGCTGCCTGGCGGCGGCGCGTTCGCGCAGCTCCTCGGCGGCATGACGCGCGGCGCACACGTCGCGCTCGGCTGCCACTCGTCTCTCGCGCTCCTCTGCTAGTTCGGAGCGCGCATCGCGCAGGGTAGCCATCTCAGCTTGCTTCAGCTCGATTACCGCTCGCAAAGATCGTACCTAGCAAATAAATTAGGATTTTATTCAAAGACATTCATCGAATGTTCTTCTTGTCTgtacaaaaatacttttcacgggccattttaactctatggtcaTGGTCAATTATCATGACACATGAAGGTAAAAATGATGCgtaaggagtcattttgtacgcgaAGTACACACCTCCGCAGCTAATTCGTTAGCATCCGAGCTCAATTCCTCCTTCGTGTTCAATTGCAACTCGTACTCTTCCGCATCACAGTAAACTGGATCGCATGCCGCGTCGCACGTGTTGCACAACCGGTCGAGCGACGAGTCCGCCGACGGGTTGTGCAGCGAGGCGCCACGCTCGATCTCTGCCCGCGCAGCCTCGAGCTGCGCGCGCAAGGTGCGTTCAATTTCACTGTGAGCATGTAAACGTGCTCTGCTTTCAGCAACTTCTTTCTTTAGGATCATTATTGTGTCCTGCAAAATACAATAAtgtagttatattattttagcagtcataatattattgagaGAACTGACCCCTAGCGCGCTCCCCAGCGCTCTTCTTAGGCGTTATCCTACAACGCGATCATCGCGCGATTCAAGCGATGCGACCATCGCGTGCTTGCGTCAATTAGAGCGCGAATAAGCGATCACCGCACTAATGCCAATTATTAGGACACCTATTCGAGATCAGTATGTTTGGTAGCGCGTTCGTACGAGTAAAATTCGCGCAAACTTGCGATAATCCCGTACTaaatcgcgttgtattaggacaacgcctattagtttggttctcatttgaatcaaactctatgtaattttgtagacacgttctagaaattaCTATGATCTGTCAGTGGCTTGcacaattttcttaaaaataacaaGTTTTAAAGTCACAcgggtttaaagatttgtatattatgtaaaccTTTGAAActgaattttaataaataaaaattaataaagaaattatCTTTGAATTGTAACTGGAAAACCACAGCATATTACATAATTTGATtagagtttgattggttaatggttattattcaaatgagaggcgagagccaaactacgtttgtttaaAGCACGATTTTGAGAATAATTTTCTTTACGgctttacttaggtacctttaACCCTTTAACGTCGCACGCCAATGCAGACACCTCATCAACGTGTGCGGCTTGCAGTCGCGCATTTGCTTCCTCCTTGGACGATACCTCCATCTCTAGCTCTGAGATCTTGCTCAAGCATTCTGCGACtgtgaatttgataaataaccCCAACTCATTAAACAACAATTTTATTCCCTAAAATGAAACCATTCAGtgagagctagcgcgcaccacggtaaatttccgggCGTTttcccccgcaaaatctgtggaACATAGAACTGCATacaagcgcgcgcactgcggaattaattcagcaccggattttgatagatttaaattcaaatttacggattttaaaacgcatcgCAACTCGCCGCAGCGTGGTGCGCGATAGCTCTTATATTTCAGCTTAACTCTGTAGCTGAAACTTGCAATGAATTGATGATAAAATGCAAGGTAGAGGGGTGCCTATATTTTGCACTACGGAGTAACCAAAGATATAAAACTAGTTCCTTGGGAATAAATAAAGGGCGATACACACACACCAAACTGCAAGTAATTTTAAGGATGCTCTATGATTTCAATGACACAGAGAAAATACAAATACCAACTAAGCCTATTCCTTTACCATCATGCAGTCTATTCCCACCAAAAAGTAACTATTTCAATTCTTACTATGCATACCTGTTAGCATACATCAGGTAGCAAGAAAGTGGAAAATCATAATAAGTATGAATCGATATTACATGTCCTTTAAAACTCACGCATTATATTAGTTAGGTCCCGGCCTACTTCATTCATACCATGACTATTATAAACatggctattatgatgtagaatATCTAATACAATTCATTAGCCAAGGCACGAGCATACAAAGGCCTGGCCAACGACCAAATTCTTAGTTTGAAAATCGATGCCAATGCTCaattaatacctattatgaGCTTCAAAGTCACTGTTTCGTTAGCTTTGAGTGGCTACGACATCAGCGTCAGGAATTGAGGCCTATGCATACTCTATCCACGAATAGAAGttagtatataaaaaaaaaaaaaaaaaaaaaaatctttatttcagaCCGTGGTCCATATGGTGTTAGTAAATAGTAGTAATatttaaagacttaaaactatgttagtacgtATAACTtacatgtaatttaaaaaataaaaaccttaatttaaatatttcccGGTACGCACTGAGGCACTGGGTACATACACATGTGTATTTACCCAGTGCCGCAATATGCGGCAGTCAGGCTTTTCACTAACAACCCTCACTCAGTATGGCGTTGGTGCTCCCTCTCACTCTGCGCATCAGCGATGCAACTCGTTTGCGCATGACTGAATAAAAGTCATCCGTGTACGCGTACGTAAACATAGCCGATGCACTACAGTGTCGGGGAGCCCCAACATCACCCTGAAGGCGTTATTGTATTGCACTCGGAGCGCATTGTAGGTCTTCTGTGTATAGTTGACCCACAGGCCGCACGTGTATAATGTCTGGCAGAATgctttaaaaagtgttattttaacATCTAAAGTACAACGAGCGAACCTGCGAACCAACATATTACATCGGACCGCAATAGCTCTCCTTTCTCTCTCCATGTCATAGTCGTCCTTCAAATCCTCAGTTACAATATGACCAAGGTATTTGAAGTGCGACACCCTCCGAAGTTCTACCCCCTCCAGCGTCACTGGCGGTACATGAGCTGGTTTCTGTGACCCTACTCTAAATACCAGTATAGGAGGGCCCTCTCTATTATGTGATTCCATACAAATAACACagacaaaaactcagtgggcgataaccattttgagtggcaAACCAATCATAAACGAACCTATGTTTTCCGTAATATTCTATTAGAGAACTCTCTCACTGTAAAacaacatttgaaattcaattcgaaaacataagttcgtttgtgattggttggtgaatcaaaatggttaacgcccactgaatCTTTGTCATTCGTATGGGATTACGTCACAGAGAGAGTAACTTTTCTCCGTCGGTCGATAGAGTACAGAATCAGATTTTTgataaataggtatgtatattatataatacgtACTGGTGTCGAGATCCTTTTGTGCACGTTGTTGTCGGTCGCGGTCGGCGCGCGCCGCGCTGCTCCGCTCGGCCGCGGCCACGCCGCGCCACCGCTCCGCTTCTTGTCGCCATGACCCGCTGTTTAGTGCATCCAACTAGAAAATTACATACGGTCCATTATATAGTGTGTAGATACTTCTTCTTTTACTTTAGATAAATTTATCTTGAAGTAACTGCACACATTTTTTTGCAAGCTGCCGTCTTCCAATCGTAATACGACATGGAAAAGTGAATGATTAAGTGCTTCCGACAcagtcaagcggcttgacgtcaagcacttagatttgttttgcttgatcaagctgcttgatgcgcgCTTGATGCAtccgtcaagcagcttgatcaagcaaatgGCACATTTCTCATACATCGAACGCTGTCCGAACTGCGCGCGCGTgtcaaacaaaaatatgaatCTTTGCAAACGGTAGAAATACTTAAGCAAAAGTCTaagtgcttgacgtcaagccgcaaGACCGTCCTCTTTAGACCCCTACTCCTCGCGCTGCAAGCTACAGCTGCTCGCGAAGCAATTTACAGGGAAATTTGCTCATCTGCGACGTGATTTGATGAGAACATAACAAGTTTTACAAtctcttgttttatttttgtaattttaaagtaAAGACTTACTCTGAAAACTAAATATTGCACCAAAACGCCCAACGCCTCAACGCCCTTAGCAGCGTGTGCGAGCGCTTCCGAGTGCTCACGCGGCGGCGCAGGAGTGGGCGCGACGAGCGGCGCGGGGGGCGGTGAGCGCACTGCCTGTGGCGTCTGCGCCCGCTTGCCGCGTGGCCCCACCGCTACCGTCACACGGGGCGGCTCTGAAATTAGAATGGGCttttttatatcggaaaatcaCCACCTtagtataaatgcaaaagttgttgagtgtttgttggtttattggtttgctggtttgtgggtttgtccttcaatcacgttgcaacagagcgacggatcgatgtgattttttgcaagggtgtagttaaagaccttgagagtgaccTGGCTGCTTTTATCcaagaaaatcaaagggttccacgagatttccaaaaacctaaatccatgcagacgaaatcgcgggtatcagctagctGATAATTATTCGACTGGGCACTAAGACTTTTTTTGATCCACACATCCAATGCTCAATAGTTCTATGTTTAAAGTCTTCGTTCCATATTCAGACACGCTTATCAGACTTCCAGgacatacctagtacctacacatgattttgttttttttttacttttttggtATTTTGAACGGGTCTCAAATTCACACTGAGTTGCCCAAGGGCCCTCGCATGGCCTAAGACGGCCTTGATCAAGGCTTGCTATTAAAATACCCTAAACAAAGCTTTAGTACCTACAAAATACTTATATGTGTATACATTTTGCGTATTAATTAGCCTACGTAGTTCAACTCACTTGACCCAATATTGCAAGGCATTGTGCCAAGAATGAGCCAAAATTGTATTAATTCAGACCTAAAAGAAAACACTGTAGTCCGAAACAAAGGctaaaatgtaatattatgcttattgaaaataataatctttgttGAAGCTTAATCGTccatattttatgtttaaaattattcatcATTCGTTataattttgacaaaatatttaatcaacaagtacctacctacctatgtagggTAGGTACATGTTTTTTAACGGTTGCGCTTAGCCACAATTTCTCTCACCCATGTTTAGTTTCTAAAACTAGATTACAGCTTTTCTATGAAAGTAAACAATTCCGGACAGATTCTtataggctgagatctatagagtacctatacttagacttagctcagactttaCTTATGTTAAGATCTATAAAGCCTACTttcactttgctcagactttacttcgagttaaaacgagacatagaTAATGTGACTCTGAAATAAATCTATCTTGTTTTAACGACGTcttgtctgagcaaagtcaaagggcACTCCATAGATCGGtctagagttaaaacgagacagatttcaTCAGACAAAGTCTGAGCAGAGTCAAAGTACCAGTAGGTATCGTCCTCAAATATTTAGGTACAACATAATATTCGTTTTTCTAGTACTATCTTGATTAATCATTAAATAGGTTATTATGATTGATCATGTTGgtcaattttttgttgttggtCAAAgactgtcaaaattttaattgtcTTAGAAAATTAACCCGCTTCCCCTGTTTGTTTTCACAACACAATGTGTTTTCTCACGTTGCGTCGCGAAAAGAAACAAAGGCTACCTATACAATAGAATATAACAAGCAATATACCTACGTGTTTCTCAGTAGATCATATCAGCCAAGAAAGAGCTTTGTTTAGctggattttcatacaaatggCCTTTATCGGGAGACAATCTATATAGGACAGGTACTTCGGCTATGATGTACCAAACTAGAGGATGAAAAGACATAACCACTAAATCTAATGTAGCTATTTATTCAAACGTTCATCatctagaaaaatattttatatgtttagaaaaatatacttactcggGCATAAAGTGAAAAATGATACCTACGAGTCACGATGTCCAACAAGTTAGATTGGTCTACATCTGCAAAGTCTACATTCCTACCAATTTTGGTGAAGCTATAACGTAGTCTAAGTATCTCCGTAGGCAGATACTTATTATGAATCATGATCGTAAGTTTGGACTTGGAGCAAAAATTAGTTACGCCAGCCACATGAGGACATTATAAAGCAAAAGAGCTAAGAATCTCTAGACCTGTTTCTATTTATTGAAAGTTAGTATAAACTTCCGCAGCACGTTGTCATCATTTTATCATCGTTTTTTACACATATTTGGGGATACCTGACGAAGATACAAAATAATCCCAGCCTTAGAATATCCCTTACAGCTTTTGTTATCGTCTATTTCTTTTCATTGCGGTTTCGATCAAGGCGATTTCTTTTCATCACGGACCTAATCGCATAACGAACTGAAAttcagtgtaggtaggtacgtatcgaCCCTGCCTTATATTGCTTACTGCTTTAGTTATCgtctatttctttttattacGAACGTTTTCTTTTCATCAAGGACGAAATTTGAATACGGGGCCCTTCGTACTAGGTATGTTAGCGTATCGAAACAAAGAGAAATCGCGTACAACTCTATTACATTCACGAATATTAATCAACTTACGCTTTCAAACGTGCGATGGCAAGCATGTAACCACTAAACCTAATAAGCACTAATAAGTATCGTTTATATGCCGTAAAAGGGCAAACTAGTCTAGGATCCCGCATGCCATTTCGCTAAACAACATTGCGAACACTTTCcttatttattaacataaaGTTATGGCAGGTAAAACGCCGTGTgggtgttttttatttttattttgtggtaAAAATTACATACCTGGTAGAGTAGATGTAACTCCATAATATAACatgtaaatgcaaaagtaagtaggtcttaaaaccgtcgttaaaccgattttgatgaaagataCAATTAGTATACATAGTGCATCCCAGGGatggacatgggctacttttatcccggaaaattacagagttcccacaggtttaaaaaaaacttaaatccgggcaggcatcatctaattctgtatatagaataggtacctaagcttCTTACgataattttatgtatttatatccTTTACTTGTCCTTGAAGACGCTTCTACAGACAACtacgtttttataatttaaaatacatttacAAGTAGGTTACCAAGAATGTTTCAAAACAGAGCGATTCAAAGAGtgctttaatttttaattttacctaGATTTCATTCCTAAGGTAGTAGATATAAATTTCATTATTgtatttacttaggtaggttTAGGTTACCTTTATAcacatacttaggtacattaacctacttattaaaatgGCAGAGGAGAATAATTGTTATTCACAGCACTGTATACCCAGAGATCATTCGCCTATCATAATAACAGCgagtttgttgatttatttactGCAATAGATAGTTTCTTTGTGATATAAGAATAGCGTGACATAAAAAACCCCATGAAACGTTTCCCACGCGCTCCATTGACGGTTCCTGTGGAGGTTCACGCGCCATTAGCTCAGAGATGCAGCGCCCATTTCCGCTTTCATAATGAATAGATCGAAAAAAGCTCTTTTACTATAAACCGTACACAATTTTTtactgacttcaaaaaaggaggttatGTATTCGATCcgtatgtttgtatttttatttatttttttattttgtttatttgaaagtaatcaacagcgtaaatacataattattatttaaatttaaatctaggtataacagaaggccaaaagagattacttaaaattataattaaaactattttaacagaatagatttagaataaatgtaggtatatacaataataaaattacaacagtgtgtgtatgcgtgtgtgagtgtgtactATGTTCGCGATTATCTCGAAGACTAATGAAATGACGTTAAGTgtaatataaatagtaaaaaaaatattcaaaggcTCCGTCGCGTCGGTCGGGGGACcgctaagtaaataaaataaaactagagTACAACTAAAAACGACCATGTACCCTACCTAGGTATGAAAATTTCATTTGAGTACAAGTAAGCTATCTAGACAACGTAGGTAAATATCAAAACAACAATACATGAAATCGTTGGTCTGACGCCGAAGTATAGGCTTTATACTTACCCAGCAGTAATTAAAGTACTTATGGTGTTGTGTAGAAAGAATAGTTGCTGGCGGTCCCCCGTTGCAGAGCTTCGTAATTTCGCGGTTTGGTGGTAGAGAGAAAGTTAATTTTGAAATCGCAAATATGATTTACCTTGTACCTttattaacttaatttaaaattttaagtcaTAGAAATATGTGtttaattatgtttaaaaaatagcgtcaataatttctaaataaatgctaatatattataatgcacccataaatccatactaatattataaatgcgaaagcgtgtctgtctatctgttgtttttctttttttctagaGTAAAAATCTTGACGACATAGGATTTTATCCAggaactcccacgggattttgaaaaagtggacgaagtcgcgggcatcatctggttcACAATAAACGCTGAGCTCACAAATCAAACacgttaattattataaaagcgatgtctcaataataattttgtgaaTGGCCGGCGGAGGGTCAGCGCGTAGGTTCCAATTGAGAACAGTGAAACATCAAATTAACAAACACACAGGGATGCCGTTGCTATAAATGTAGATACAATGCTCATTCAATTATCATGTACGTATTAGAACTTGGAAATAGCGACCGACAAGTATTGTGTTATATTgcaacactagctgatgcccgcggcttcgcccgcgtggatttacgtttttaagaatcctgtgggaacattTGAtgttccaggacaaaaagtagcctatccgtagtagcccgtaaaagtttaaaaaagctATTTAAGATTATCTTATTCTGTGTTTTTCTACGTGACTTTCTAATTTTGTGTGATTTtctagtttaaactttaaacatcACAATAGCTGTCTGAAAAATCTGTAGCTACTAGATTATATTGTACGTAGGTACATCTAGCTTTACTTGGCTTTAAGTAAGTTggtagatattaaaatattgcacTCATTTTACCCGtagatattaggtacttaagCACTGAATATGGAAAAGATATTCAAATTAGACATCACTGATCGAATTTATTACACAGCTACATAATAAGTGTTGTATAAATAAGCATGCATATAAAAGTTATTGGCAACCCTACAAGGTTGTAGTTTACAAAAGACGCCTACGCTCAAACCTACCGCGGCGAGACGATTGCTGTCATATTGTTACGATGAAAAATGTTACTACTTCACTTTTCAACAACTTTTTATTGATATCaagttgttatttttttttttaaagagaaaCAAAAAAGTTGACACTTTACTACGACCACACCTGAAGTAATTTCAAGTATGTTCAAGTCTCTCTACACTCTAGCTAGGGCCACTAGTTTTTATAAGTAGCTGCTTAATTTTATTGTCCAATTACAATGTACCGAACACGATCTACAAACCTTTTCATCTTGAACAATTAAAAAGGCCTATACAACGATTTCATCAGATGGTTTGTAATTACTtagtaattaaattttaaaaaattggcagtcCGTAGGAACTGCCGACAAGAGTGAAGACAAAACTAcgacataaaagtaaataagtaaatagatgaaaactatgaaataacagtagtttttttatcaaaaattttaaTTACACTGTAAAATAAATCCATTAACtttacatctatcggcactccGAGCATTATCAACATTATCAAGTCGGTGatgcgaccttgaagttttattttacctatcctGAAATCGCAAAAACGCGCCAAAATCAGTGTTcacttcaataaaaaaaattagtgatTACTAAAAATTTCTAATTGgactttttttgtttatttgaaagtaatgtTTGGTTAACTCAAGGGGGAAGGTGAACCAAAGTTTTATACAGTAAAGTCGCACCAGCTTTGACGGTAGTGTGGTCAAGTGCGGAAACCAGACCAatttacctatatttaaaaaaaaattatgaaatcagTCGGAAATCAAACTGAGATCATATTTGCAAGGCCGCACCGCTGCGCCAGAGAGATCGTGCCACTTGATTGTAGTTAGTCTTCACGGGTTTGATTTGTATTACTATCCCACTTAAATAGTAGGGTAACGGTATCGATATGCGAGCGAATTGAATACAAaactacataaaatataaaacaataaagaaCACCGGCACTTTTCTAAATCCATATTAAGtactaatatccatacttatactCATCTTAGGCTATATCATCACTTTCCGTCTGGTGTGTTTGTGGGCAAGCGTGCCTATAATAAAGCTAGTTTTTATTTCGgtgacggatataggctactttttattccggaaaatcagttCCCAGGTAAAACAGTATTAAaccagtatttttttatttcagtacatttaaattttgaaacagtaggtaggtaggcacatgAACCATGGCAGGTTTTACTTTTACTTAacacgataataataataacatacggCCCAAATACGTATACGTATGACTTTTAATGCACACCTGTTTCCCTGCGTTTGCCAAGGGCAACatggatttataaatatatctaAACGGCCCGGCTTATTCCGGCAGACTGCATAAATGATTAATTAGGACATAACACATGACCCATTTGAATTATAACGATTCAAATtcaacagaaataaaataaaatgaagctaACAAAACCGAtcaattagttttaattttcatttctcGATTTTATATACCTGAAATACCTATGTAATGTATCTctcttttttacataatatatatttatatgtaaaataACCAATGATACTATTTTTGCATTGTTTACCTACtatgtatttttgttttgatgAATTAATAATGCAGATTTCTTCGCAGCGTACTCTAGTACAAATAGGTGGTACTCAAGTGTAGTAACGTACCTACGGATCCAGAATCACTGCAATCGAGTCAACTTATTCATGAGATATTTTATTGATAGTATCTCAATAACTGTAGCTTCcttggaaattattaaattcttgAGTATTAGAGAAgcgaaatatatttattatacaaaCACACTTGTACGAGTAGGTAAGGTATATGAGTGTTAAATGAGCGTAACCTTTACAGCAATGCTATTCGCATGTTTTTAAGGCTGTCATTTGTTATCCAAATAAAGTTATTGAGTAACAGACAATTTGAGATGACTGTAAATGTTTGAATTCCCATGATATTTAACACGTGTAcaaataatgtaggtatgtaggtgaCAAATGAACACAGGCCAATTCTTTATTTTTAGAAGAGCTAAAcaccactttttttttaataaagttatacctaattgttattttatattattcttgtgctgagatgaaaaatattaaacaatggACATATTAACTTTATTAAGTTTGTCGAGTTGGTTAAtgagtatttttaaattttaaaagtcaAGAACCTTTGGCACAAAATGTTATAGCCGCAttgtattgtaattttattatctttaaaacaggtaatattattattcatatcaTAAAGAATTTATAATAAATGTGTATAATTAATTTGCATATAACATTTACAATATGTGATATTTAAAGcaactaagtat
The nucleotide sequence above comes from Maniola hyperantus chromosome 8, iAphHyp1.2, whole genome shotgun sequence. Encoded proteins:
- the toc gene encoding shootin-1 isoform X2, translated to MKILKMGAHGSKEKLYRSGSEKYPSKLPVPSEKVDKKYKLAVNRERFGSFGARGNGKKRESAPTPTTPSRPPAAPQPPPATTAKKNGVVQKLSSSPVAVRARNSLAPPPSPRKPPTLRVPAQRPNTLATTKEPPRVTVAVGPRGKRAQTPQAVRSPPPAPLVAPTPAPPREHSEALAHAAKGVEALGVLVQYLVFRLDALNSGSWRQEAERWRGVAAAERSSAARADRDRQQRAQKDLDTIAECLSKISELEMEVSSKEEANARLQAAHVDEVSALACDVKGLKDTIMILKKEVAESRARLHAHSEIERTLRAQLEAARAEIERGASLHNPSADSSLDRLCNTCDAACDPVYCDAEEYELQLNTKEELSSDANELAAEVRSLRAVIELKQAEMATLRDARSELAEERERRVAAERDVCAARHAAEELRERAAARQREADRLREENRRIRELAARDRDQAARLAALNEELRYKLRQKSQVVSLLAGGGYIERTPMRTRTSSGDSARSSSPPPDSPPSPAASPDPDSPPLPAVKGVVEKPDSVSWVLEIEETPEEMASRLARRSSFRAVASPSGVKRRGGGSPGGGSPAPASPAPNASKLFRPGDLDFPPPPPPLKESAGEAIYIYDDRQY